In one Cyprinus carpio isolate SPL01 chromosome B2, ASM1834038v1, whole genome shotgun sequence genomic region, the following are encoded:
- the LOC122136202 gene encoding bucky ball-like — translation MEGMTNTSQSMGVGQPHHPVNHTRPFFYVQPPSQPYFMYQWPMNPYGHYGFPGPALHFGRPYMAPYQFMQYPGYVIPHAPMQPIDYRRINPHFPSVASYDLRVRQHFQHAGMHRETACSEVQTDPSDSVNKLIDKIESLKACEQGGEKGLNTVVSSTPDVVETTGEKLTGLNEDSKLEFSSQEGKEEQVNQVTRPTTYSDSAYDADSSQGRLDECVLSDVLPLDSSSVHEEEDANENDEQPSVAEELCCQNGKPTTSATGNVLCSGIKSTADPTENLDLEKPGDEQVQNMASTDAAAVMEPLINLSEDFDLQYQILRLPCNKTTTGLSLEREIDPLVYFDTPTTLLPPQNYLSSVGSAYSYSYYPQVTQERQSVLSPSIDELSSRDEMFSTDVEDLDLVPGHVYVGGGRLAETSDVSVCTRKELLSMEKARPVCQKTCVCCGSSLLDEVGMCKMAEHSHPERDESDQDCEYDLNAEVRSNCESPRVSKRKCCSRHALPSCGHHCAKHRHRKPWCEGQESCDLREQACVHPKGECCEEYGSLAKADKRIQKGALCRPCIERQWREGVVSDQENWASCGAKPRAWRQVSGPQDQGRTPLRRPTCKAVHQQRPRSEYDEADFTYCQRGRGAMKKRGTRY, via the exons ATGGAAG GAATGACCAACACTTCACAATCAATGGGGGTTGGGCAACCTCACCATCCAGTAAACCACACCAGACCCTTTTTCTATGTTCAGCCACCATCTCAGCCTTATTTCATGTATCAATGGCCCATGAATCCATATGGCCACTATGGCTTTCCAGGGCCAG CTCTGCACTTCGGCCGTCCCTACATGGCCCCTTATCAGTTTATGCAGTATCCTGGGTATGTGATCCCACATGCACCCATGCAGCCAATCGATTACAGAAGAATCAACCCCCACTTCCCCTCTGTTGCATCCTACGATTTGCGTGTCCGCCAGCACTTTCAACACGCAGGGATGCATCGGGAGACTGCCTGTTCTGAGGTCCAAACAGATCCTAGTGATTCAGTCAACAAACTGATAGACAAAATTGAGAGTCTGAAGGCTTGTGAACAAGGTGGTGAAAAGGGGCTTAACACTGTGGTTTCCTCTACTCCTGATGTAGTGGAGACCACAGGAGAGAAATTGACTGGTTTAAATGAAGACTCTAAGTTAGAGTTTTCCTCTCAGGAAGGTAAGGAGGAACAAGTTAATCAGGTCACAAGGCCTACGACCTACAGTGACTCTGCGTATGATGCTGACTCTAGCCAGGGTAGACTGGACGAATGCGTGTTATCAGATGTGCTACCCCTTGACAGTTCTTCTGTCCATGAGGAAGAGGATGCCAATGAGAACGATGAACAACCGAGTGTTGCTGAAGAACTGTGCTGCCAAAATGGAAAGCCAACAACCAGTGCAACTGGCAATGTGCTCTGTAGTGGTATCAAAAGCACTGCTGATCCAACAGAGAACCTTGATTTGGAGAAACCAGGTGATGAGCAGGTACAAAATATGGCGTCTACTGATGCTGCTGCAGTTATGGAGCCCCTTATAAATCTCTCTGAAGACTTTGACCTGCAGTATCAAATCCTTCGCTTGCCCTGCAATAAGACCACAACTGGCCTCAGTCTTGAACGAGAGATTGATCCACTTGTTTACTTCGATACTCCAACTACTCTGTTGCCTCCACAAAACTATCTGTCCTCAGTTGGCAGTGCATATTCCTACAGCTACTACCCTCAAGTGACCCAAGAGCGCCAGAGTGTCCTGAGTCCATCCATAGATGAGCTCTCTTCCAGAGATGAAATGTTCTCCACTGATGTGGAGGATCTCGATCTCGTTCCGGGGCATGTGTATGTTGGTGGCGGCAGGCTGGCTGAAACCAGTGACGTGTCCGTTTGCACAAGAAAAGAGCTCTTGAGCATGGAAAAAGCTCGCCCTGTTTGCCAGAAAACTTGCGTGTGCTGCGGCTCAAGCTTGCTGGATGAGGTAGGAATGTGCAAAATGGCCGAACACAGCCATCCTGAGAGAGATGAGTCTGATCAAGACTGCGAGTACGACCTCAATGCAGAGGTGCGGAGTAACTGTGAGTCGCCAAGAGTGTCCAAGAGGAAGTGTTGCAGCAGGCATGCGCTGCCCTCTTGTGGGCATCACTGTGCCAAACACCGGCACAGGAAGCCATGGTGCGAAGGCCAAGAGAGCTGTGATCTACGTGAGCAGGCTTGTGTGCATCCCAAAGGAGAGTGCTGTGAGGAGTATGGCTCTCTGGCTAAAGCAGATAAGAGAATTCAAAAGGGTGCCTTGTGCAGACCTTGTATTG aacGACAATGGAGAGAGGGTGTTGTTTCTGACCAAGAGAATTGGGCAAGCTGTGGTGCCAAACCCAGGGCTTGGAGGCAAGTTAGTGGACCTCAAGATCAAG GGAGAACTCCATTGAGAAGGCCGACTTGTAAGGCAGTCCACCAGCAAAGGCCAAGAAGTGAATATGATGAGGCTGACTTTACCTACTGCCAGAGAGGCAGAG GTGCTATGAAGAAAAGAGGCACAAGATACTAA
- the LOC109052466 gene encoding E3 ubiquitin-protein ligase rnf152-like, translating to MDTLSQNSRLECQICFNYFSQRRRPKLLHCQHTCCSVCLSQMWLSQRELRCPWCRCVTQIPGGLSVSHLPDDPEVLSIISLSHSSEHTPIFIHLPNSGCYLLPVPLDTDEALLPGQPACRFGPKSVGVLNVSDGGSLVLGDDTGEEGMEEEVAVKTTAWTGVCTVLLVAFILIFLLGIVLHNMSCVSKRFTIISCG from the coding sequence ATGGACACCTTGTCCCAGAACTCCAGGCTTGAGTGCCAAATCTGTTTCAACTACTTCAGCCAACGTCGCCGTCCCAAACTCCTGCACTGCCAGCATACCTGCTGCTCCGTGTGTCTGAGCCAGATGTGGCTCAGCCAGAGAGAGCTTCGCTGTCCTTGGTGTCGTTGTGTGACGCAGATCCCTGGCGGACTTTCGGTCTCCCATCTTCCAGACGACCCGGAAGTACTTTCCATTATCAGTCTGTCTCACTCCTCTGAGCACACTCCCATCTTTATACACTTACCCAACAGCGGCTGCTACCTGCTGCCCGTCCCTCTGGACACAGATGAGGCGTTGCTTCCTGGACAACCAGCATGCCGATTTGGCCCTAAAAGCGTTGGGGTGTTGAACGTCTCAGATGGTGGGAGCCTTGTGCTGGGGGACGACACAGGTGAGGAGGGGATGGAGGAAGAGGTGGCGGTTAAGACCACAGCATGGACGGGGGTTTGCACTGTGCTACTGGTggcattcattttgatttttctgcTGGGTATTGTGTTGCATAACATGTCCTGCGTGTCCAAACGCTTCACTATTATTTCCTGCGGATGA